From Perognathus longimembris pacificus isolate PPM17 chromosome 4, ASM2315922v1, whole genome shotgun sequence, one genomic window encodes:
- the LOC125350045 gene encoding upstream-binding factor 1-like protein 1 — protein sequence MASFHGQCYWSKKDILMLLDHMEKNLPFDDNLTFKKAQTCLDWGKVAFKHFSGEMCKVKWLEISNKLRKYRTLSDLVQEAKERIKNPNRNKEYEKHPDFPKRPLTAYIRFYKEKWAKYSQKYPKMSNQELAKVLSKKYKQLPEHIKQSYIRDFQKEKQEFKEKLVRFREDHPDLVQVYKTSGVSKIVRLPPKTEEFSMEVKFHGEPKKPPMNAYHKFHQDSWSSQELQHLPLRERMVEISRRWQRVPQSLKEHYKNLAEMLQKQYRVDLDLWLKTLSPKEYAAYREAVATYGKRKNLSLTGGSNPKLTRSDVQSTPGKYPSDSPEDDYVSRAPRLDWSETVKINYGGSQESKQNMKEEIEEAEGSSSSDSTNGDDDAFSGKSSSLDSI from the coding sequence ATGGCGTCATTTCATGGCCAATGCTACTGGTCCAAAAAAGACATCTTGATGCTGCTGGACCATATGGAGAAGAACCTCCCATTTGACGACAACCTAACTTTCAAAAAAGCCCAGACATGTCTGGACTGGGGGAAAGtagcttttaaacatttttctggaGAAATGTGCAAAGTCAAATGGTTGGAGATTTCCAACAAGTTGAGGAAGTACCGCACACTGTCAGATTTAGTCCAAGAGGCCAAAGAACGTATTAAAAATCCCAACAGAAACAAAGAATACGAAAAACATCCAGATTTCCCCAAAAGGCCACTGACTGCTTACATCCGATTTTACAAAGAGAAGTGGGCCAAATACTCCCAAAAGTACCCTAAGATGAGTAACCAGGAGCTGGCCAAGGTCCTGTCCAAGAAATACAAGCAGCTTCCAGAGCACATAAAGCAGTCATACATTCGGGACTTCCAGAAGGAGAAACAGGAGTTTAAGGAAAAGCTGGTTCGATTCAGGGAAGACCACCCTGATCTAGTACAGGTTTACAAGACATCAGGTGTTTCCAAGATTGTCAGGCTTCCTCCAAAAACAGAGGAATTCTCTATGGAGGTGAAATTTCATGGAGAGCCCAAGAAACCCCCCATGAATGCATATCACAAATTTCACCAAGATTCCTGGTCCAGTCAGGAGCTTCAGCACCTGCCTCTGAGAGAGCGCATGGTGGAGATCAGCCGGCGCTGGCAGCGAGTTCCACAGAGTCTGAAGGAACATTATAAGAACCTAGCTGAGATGCTGCAGAAACAATACAGGGTGGACTTGGATCTCTGGCTCAAGACATTGTCACCTAAAGAATATGCAGCTTACAGAGAGGCAGTGGCCACCTATGGCAAGAGAAAGAACTTGAGTCTGACAGGAGGCTCGAACCCCAAGCTCACACGATCAGATGTGCAGTCCACACCAGGCAAATATCCCAGTGATTCACCTGAAGATGATTATGTATCACGGGCTCCAAGACTGGACTGGTCAGAGACTGTGAAGATCAACTATGGTGGCTCACAGGAATCAAAACAGAACATGAAGGAGGAAATTGAAGAGGCTGAAGGGAGCAGCAGCTCAGATTCCACCAATGGAGACGATGATGCATTTTCAGGGAAATCCTCAAGCTTAGACTCTATCTGA